DNA sequence from the Nocardia fluminea genome:
CGATAATGCGCTGGCCGAGACCACGATCGGACTCTACAAGACCGAGGCGATTCGCGATGATTCCCCGTTCCGGCGGGGCCCGCTGACTCGGATCGCCGACGTCGAGTTCCTCACCGCGGACTGGGTCGGTTGGTTCAACCAGTCCCGGATCATGCACCGCCTCGGCCGGCGACCACCGGCCGAACACGAAGCCGAATACTATTCACTTCACGCCGAGCAACCGGCTGGAGACAGATAAACCGGTGCGCATCGAACCCGGGGCGGTTCACCGCCGTCCAGGTCCGCACATTGCTCGACATCGTCGAAACCCTCGCACCCAGGTGCGCGGTCGAACCGGTCGAACTTGTACTCGACCCGAAAGTCCGCCGCAGGAGGGCACAGAGCCGCCGCGTCTGCCACCGATGCGAGCACGACCCGGCAGCGGATCCACGTATGCCGGCCAAACCGTCCAGGGTCGGTGGATGGATCTGTGCGAACTGTAAGTCGTTGCTACACACCCGACGTGGTGACGCACCCTCGCTGTTCGCCGCCCGCACCCGCCGTCACGACGACACCGCCGACCGAGTGCGTACTGCATTTGGCAGCGCCGGTATCGCCACGAACACCCTCGACGCCATCGCCCCCGTATCCGTGGTCGCTGGTCTTGTCGAGCCCCTGCTGATCGCTAGGAGCAAGACCGCGTGACCACCTCCAGCACAACACCATTGCCGTTCCCGGCAGTACGACCATTCCGGCCCGAAACCTACGGCCAGGACACCTACGGTCACGCCAGAATGCCACGCAACACCACCCAGCCCGACCCGCATCGCGTCGACAAAGTCGACTACGGCCGCTTTCGTAATCTGTACCTCTACATCACCGAGGCCTGTCAGCTGCGCTGCGACCACTGCTACATGGGCGAACGCCTCGAGCGAGCATTGAAGATGACACCCCAGCAGATCGTGGACACCCTGACGACCTGGCGCCAACTCGGCAGCGACAAACTCACCATCCTCGGCGGTGAACCCACCCTGCATCCGTGGTACGTCGACGCCATCAAAGCCGCCCGCGCGATCGGCTACCAGCACGTCATCACAACCACCAATGCACAAAAGATCGCCCAGAAGAAGTTCGTCAAACTCACGCCCGACGACTTCGCCTACGTCCAGGTCAGCATGGACGGTGGCAGTGACCGGACCCACGACGCGGTCCGCGGTGCGGGAACTTTCGACCAGGCAATGGAAACCAGTGCCGAGCTGTGTGCACGCGGGTTCGACACCCGCATCATCTGCACAGTCAACAAGGCCAACGAAGGCGATGTTCTGCGGCTGCTCGACATCGCCGACGACATCGGCGCGAGTCTGGTGAAGTTCCACGTCTTCTCCACCATCGGCACCGGACACGGAAACGCCGACATGGCGATGACACCGCCCGAATGGGTCGACTTCTGCGAGCGGCTCGAACAAGTTGCGCCAGAACACAAGTCGCGGGTGTGGTTTCAACCCACCTATGCACGCGTCGACCAGATGAGCCGATACGCCGACGAGGGCTACCAGGGCTGCATCGGCCGAACATTGGACCGGATCTCAGTGTTCCCAGATGGGCGCGCCTACATTTGCTCCTACCTGTTCGACACCGACATGTACTTCGCGAAAATGCAGGACGGTCAGGTCCTCATCAACCGCGACACCTCGGGCAACGAGTTCGATCTGTTCACCCTGCCGCTGACCAACAGCGCCTGCGGAGGATGTAAAGCCGCCGCGTGCATGGGCGGGTGCCCCGCCGAAGAAGTCGTCATGGGCGAGTCCTCATGCTCGGCCTACCCCGACATCGTGCCCGTCTGCCGACTGTGGAAGTCCAGCGCCAAACCCGAATAGGAGACACCCGTGCACACCATGGAAACGATCATCGAGCCGCTGCGCGCGCTGGACTGGAACGACGTCGAAGCCGTCGACTCCGCCACCCGAAAAGCCTTCGACCTCCTGGCCGCAAGCAAATACCTGCTCCGCCGAGCCCTCAATGCCCTGCCCGACAACCCCGACCTCACGCCGCTGTGCGAGCACTACGACATCCTCGACAAGATCGTCCTGCACGACGACCCCGAATCCGGAATCCGGTTGCGGCTGCACATCTTCGGGCCCGGCTACCACGACCGACCCCACAACCACCGCTGGACCTACGCCAGCAACATCTTGCGCGGCGAATACCGCCACCGGATCTACGGGCAAGCGAAAGTCGACACCGGCGTCGACGTCTCGACGTTGCGCGCCGTCCATGTGCGCCACGAACAGGTCGGCGCCAGCTATGCCCTGCACCACAGCGCGATCCATGCCGTCGTCGCAGAACCGGACACCGTGTCGTTGGTGCTGCGCGGGCCTGCGATCAACGACCGATTCCTGGTGATGGACGCCAAGACCGGTCGGTCGTGGTGGCAGTACGGCGCCAACCAGGAATCCCTCGAAGACGCTGCGAAAAAGCGCATGTCGCCGCAGCGGCTCGAGGAACTGATCACCTTGCTCGGACAGTGGGACCTCATCTGAGCGAGGCAAGGGAACGGTGGGGTCGTCGAGACAGCCGTGAGAGGCGGCGCCCCCACCGGGACCCCTACCAGCCGTACACCGACATGCGCTCCCCGGAAGCGATGCGATCCAACGCTTCTCGGCAGTAAGGGATCATCTCGGCTGGCAACGAGTCGAGGCCGAACCACTCCAGTGCATCGCACTTGTCAGGCTCACGGTTCTCCGGCACACCCTGCCACCGAACGACCCGGAAGAAGAACGCCACCCGCCCGCCCGATGAGGAGTTGTGCATGACGTGCACGAACTCGACATCGCCCGGAGCGATTACGACGCCGATCTCCTCATCCGCCTCCCGAACGAGGGCATCGACCACCGACTCCTCGGCCTCGAGATGCCCCGACGGCGGATGGTAGGCGCCATCGGCATATCCGGTGTTCGCACGCCGACCGAACAGAACCCGTCCCTGATCATCGGTGAGCAGCAAATGCACGTCACCGATCAATGTGTGCCGCTCAACGCTGGACACAGCCATTCCGACCCCATTCTCTCGATACGCCCGACCTGAGCGCGAGCCGACCCTAGGTCAGCCACCACCAAATGGCTATGCGCCCGGCGTATATCGCACCCCGGAGTAATCCATGACAACGCAACCCATGCTCTACCGCCGCGGTGACCAGCTGCGCATCCTGCCGCGTCGCACCCCGGACAACATCTCGGCTGTGATCGCCTTCGGCCAAGCGGCAAGACTCGGCCGCCGCGACTCCCGCCTGCCCGAACGCCAACGCGCCGGATATCACCGCCAGGATTTCACGACTGCTTCCGGCCGACATCGGCTGGGGCACTGATGATATGGAACCGATGAACGCACCGGACTTGGACCACAGGAATACCGAACCCATGGAATGGGTGCCGCTATTCGATCTCGACCATGCCATTCGGGCGCTCGCCGCCCACGGCTTATTGACGATCACCAATGACCAGGCGCCTCAACAGCCTCCTCGCTGTCCGCCACAGTCGTCGCCGGCCGCTTCAACTGCTCGAGCCGACGAGTTTGTGTCCGACGGCCGAACCGATCACCACTGAAGGTTCGGATGGAGGGACCGTTTCGGTCAAGGCAGCAGGTACAGGCGTTCGTTCGGCAGTCGAGGAAGGTCGGTGTAGTGCGCCGCCGCCACCGAGACCTCGCAGAGGCGTCGGCGGGCCACGTCTTGGACGAATACCATCGCGGCCGTCAGGCAGGCCACGAATTCCATGCGCATGGTGGCGAATTGGACCATCAGGCGAATGTCGGGCTCTTCCGGACACGGTGATTGCTTGCCGTGCTTCATGGTGTGCTGGCTTGCTTCATAGGTTCACGTTCGACTTTCGAGTAAATGGCTGTGCCCCGGCGGGCCTGTTCGGTTCGCCGGGGCACAGTCGGTGTCTGACGGTGATCAGGCGGTCTCGAAGGTGGCGGCCATGCCTTGGCCGCCACCGATGCACATGGTGGCCAGGCCACGGCCACCGCCACGACGGCGCAGCTCGTGCAGCAAGGTGGTCACCATGCGCACGCCTGTGGCGCCGATCGGGTGGCCGAGAGAGATGCCCGAGCCGTTGACATTGAGGCGGTCGTGGTCGCGCCAGTTCCAACCTTCGAGGACTGCGAGGACCTGCACGGCGAAGGCTTCGTTGACTTCGACCAGGTCCATCGAGTCCAGCAGCGACACCGTGTCGCTACCTTGGCGCGCAGCGAGTTTCGCGACGGCGGGTACCGGGCCGATACCCATGCGCGAGGGCTCGCAGCCCGCGGCGGCCCAGCCGGTGAGGTAGCCGATCGGCTCCAGGCCCAGCTCGTCGAGCTTGTCCTCGGCGACGACGAGAAGCCCTGCGGCCGCGTCGTTCTGCTGGCTCGAGTTGCCCGCGGTGACGGTGCCGCCGGGGGTGATCGTGCGCAGCTTCGCCAGCGTCTGTGCCGTGGAGTCCGGGCGGATGCCCTCGTCGGCGACGAAGACGACCGGGTCGCCCTTGCGCTGTGGCACCGTCACCGGCACCACCTCGTCGGCGAAACGGCCCTCCGCCCAGGCCGCGGCGGCACGCTGATGGCTGCGGGCGGCGAAGGAGTCGGCCTCTTCGCGCATCAGGCCGTAGTCCTGTGCGAGGTTCTCAGCGGTCTCGATCATCCCGGAGATCTTGCCGAACCTGGCCTCGGGCTGGGAGCGCTCACGGCCACGGTCGAGCCGATCGAACAGCTGCACGGTGCCCGCGCGAGCACCCCAGCGGGTGCTGGTCGAGTAGTACTCGATGCGGCTCATCGATTCGACACCGCCGGCGAGTACGACGTCAGCGGCTCCGGTCTGCACCATCATCGCCGACGTGGCCAGCGCCTGCAGGCCGCCACCGCAGCGCCGGTCGAGCTGCATGCCGGGCACGGTGATCGGTAGTCCGGCGTGCAGGGCGAGCCAACGCCCGACGCAGGGAACCTCGGAGCTGGCATAGGACTGAGCGAACACGACGTCGTCGATGCGTTCGGGGTCGATGCCCGAGCGCTCGACCACGGCTTTGACCACGGTGGCGCCCAGGTCCTCGACCGCGACGTCACGCAGTGAGCCGCCGAAGGTCCCGACGGGGGTACGGGTGGGCGCGACGATCGCGGCCCGGCGCAGAGTTGACATCTTCCGACTCCGATCAGATCGCGTTGCGCGCGATGAGCTGCGCGGCGATGACATTGCGCTGGATCTCGTTGGTGCCCTCACCGACGATCATCAACGGCGCGTCACGGAAGTAGCGCTCCACGTCGTATTCCTTGGAGTAGCCGTAGCCGCCGTGCACGCGGATCGCGTCGAGTGCGATCTGCATCGCGGTCTCGGAGGCGAACAGCTTGGCCATGCCGGCTTCCATGTCGGCGCGCTCCCCCGCGTCCAGTTTCTGGGCCGCGTCGAGGGTGAGCAGCCGCGCCGCGCGCTGCTTGGTCGCCATGTCCGCGAGGAGGTTTCCGACGGACTGGTGCTTCCAGATCGGCTTGCCGAAGGACTGGCGCTCCTGTGCGTAGCGCACCGCGGAGTCGAGCGCGGCTTGGCCGACGCCCAAGGCGCGCGAGGCCACCTGGATCCGGCCGACCTCGAGGCCGCGCATCATGTGGCTCCAGCCCAGGTTCGGCACGCCACCCAGGATGGCGTCGTCGCCGACCTTGCGGCCGTCGAACACCAGCTCGCAGGCTTCGACACCGCGGTAGCCCAGCTTGGGCAGCTTCTTGGAGATGATCATCCCGTCACCGGGCTCCACCAGGATCACGCTCATGCCCTTGTGGGCGGGCTCGGCGTCGCGATCGGTGATGCACAGCAGCCCGATCAGGCCGGAGTGGGCGGCGTTGGAGATCCAGGTCTTGGAACCCGAGATGGACCACTGGTCGCCGTCGCGCACCGCGGTGGTGCGCATGGCCTGCAGGTCACTGCCTCCCGCGGGTTCGGTGAGTGCCATCGTGGCGCGGATGGCGCCCTCGGCCATCTTCGGCAGGTACTTCGACTTCTGCTCGTCGGTGCCGAAGGTCTTGATCAGGTAGCTGATCACCGAGTGGCCGCCGATGGCGCCCGCCAGGCTCATCCAGCCGCGCGCCAGTTCCTCGGTGACGCCCGCGAAACAGGCGGTGCTCACGTCGACACCGCCGTATTCGGCGGGCACGAGCAGGCCGAAGAAGCCGAGCTTCTTCATCTCCTCGATGAACTCCTCGGGATAGATGTCGTCCTCTTCGAACTCGCGCACGCGACCGCGGACCCGCTGATCGACGAAGTCGGCGACCAGATCGACCATCTGCTGCTCATCGGCTGTGAGGCTCATGCCTACCCTTTCCTAGTTCATGCATAAAATATTATATCAGGCCCAGAATCGGCGCGCTTCGAGCATCTCCACCGCGCGGTCGCCGCCGTGCCGGAAGTGCTCCTCGGTCGTGGTGCGGGCCGTGTCCGCATCTCGGCCCCGCAGTGCGTTCAGGATCTCGCGATGGTCGCGGTCGGCCGTCTCCGGCCAGTCGTCGTGGGCCTCGTAGAAGCCATGCGGTCCCGAGCTGCCCAGCACCTTGAGCTCGGTGAGCAGGCGCCGGGATCCGCTCGCGCGGTTGATCATTCGATGGAACTCGAAGTTGAGAGTTTCGCGGTCCCGGCTCGACGCTGTTTCCATCCGATCCAGGATCGCCTCGAGTGCGTCCAGTGACGTATCGGAGATCCTGGCTGCCGCCCGTGCGGCGGCCAGACCCGACACCACACCGAGCAGCCAGTAGTGGTCGCGAACATCGTCGCGCGTCATCGGGGCGACGAACGCACCGCGCCGCGGCGGCATGTCGACGATGCTCTCCAGCTCGAGCGCGATCAGCGCCTCGCGCACGGGCAGCTTGCTGATGCCGAGGAATTCGGCGATCTCGTCCTGATCGATCTTGTCACCCGGACGGAGCTCACCCGCGAAGATCCGACGCCGGATCTCCTGCACCGCAGCCGCTTTCAGGCTCGGTTGTTGGGCGACGCGTGGCAGATCCATCAGGTCTTCCCCGCCTCCACCGTCGGCGCGAACTCGGCGCGAATCGCATCGGTATGGGCGCCGAGAGCAGGCACCGACCCGTTGACCACCGGCCAGTCACGTGCGGTACCCGGCGGCAAGAGGGCGGGCACACGTCCCGACGGGGTGCCGATCTCGCGCCAACGGTCACGCTCGCGCAGCTGCGGATGCTCGGCGAGTTCGCGCACTCCGTTGAGTCGCGCGTTCCCGATCCCCGCCTTGTCGGCGCC
Encoded proteins:
- a CDS encoding acyl-CoA dehydrogenase family protein, yielding MSLTADEQQMVDLVADFVDQRVRGRVREFEEDDIYPEEFIEEMKKLGFFGLLVPAEYGGVDVSTACFAGVTEELARGWMSLAGAIGGHSVISYLIKTFGTDEQKSKYLPKMAEGAIRATMALTEPAGGSDLQAMRTTAVRDGDQWSISGSKTWISNAAHSGLIGLLCITDRDAEPAHKGMSVILVEPGDGMIISKKLPKLGYRGVEACELVFDGRKVGDDAILGGVPNLGWSHMMRGLEVGRIQVASRALGVGQAALDSAVRYAQERQSFGKPIWKHQSVGNLLADMATKQRAARLLTLDAAQKLDAGERADMEAGMAKLFASETAMQIALDAIRVHGGYGYSKEYDVERYFRDAPLMIVGEGTNEIQRNVIAAQLIARNAI
- a CDS encoding radical SAM protein, with amino-acid sequence MTTSSTTPLPFPAVRPFRPETYGQDTYGHARMPRNTTQPDPHRVDKVDYGRFRNLYLYITEACQLRCDHCYMGERLERALKMTPQQIVDTLTTWRQLGSDKLTILGGEPTLHPWYVDAIKAARAIGYQHVITTTNAQKIAQKKFVKLTPDDFAYVQVSMDGGSDRTHDAVRGAGTFDQAMETSAELCARGFDTRIICTVNKANEGDVLRLLDIADDIGASLVKFHVFSTIGTGHGNADMAMTPPEWVDFCERLEQVAPEHKSRVWFQPTYARVDQMSRYADEGYQGCIGRTLDRISVFPDGRAYICSYLFDTDMYFAKMQDGQVLINRDTSGNEFDLFTLPLTNSACGGCKAAACMGGCPAEEVVMGESSCSAYPDIVPVCRLWKSSAKPE
- a CDS encoding NUDIX hydrolase; this encodes MHLLLTDDQGRVLFGRRANTGYADGAYHPPSGHLEAEESVVDALVREADEEIGVVIAPGDVEFVHVMHNSSSGGRVAFFFRVVRWQGVPENREPDKCDALEWFGLDSLPAEMIPYCREALDRIASGERMSVYGW
- a CDS encoding GntR family transcriptional regulator; translated protein: MDLPRVAQQPSLKAAAVQEIRRRIFAGELRPGDKIDQDEIAEFLGISKLPVREALIALELESIVDMPPRRGAFVAPMTRDDVRDHYWLLGVVSGLAAARAAARISDTSLDALEAILDRMETASSRDRETLNFEFHRMINRASGSRRLLTELKVLGSSGPHGFYEAHDDWPETADRDHREILNALRGRDADTARTTTEEHFRHGGDRAVEMLEARRFWA
- a CDS encoding acetyl-CoA C-acetyltransferase, which produces MSTLRRAAIVAPTRTPVGTFGGSLRDVAVEDLGATVVKAVVERSGIDPERIDDVVFAQSYASSEVPCVGRWLALHAGLPITVPGMQLDRRCGGGLQALATSAMMVQTGAADVVLAGGVESMSRIEYYSTSTRWGARAGTVQLFDRLDRGRERSQPEARFGKISGMIETAENLAQDYGLMREEADSFAARSHQRAAAAWAEGRFADEVVPVTVPQRKGDPVVFVADEGIRPDSTAQTLAKLRTITPGGTVTAGNSSQQNDAAAGLLVVAEDKLDELGLEPIGYLTGWAAAGCEPSRMGIGPVPAVAKLAARQGSDTVSLLDSMDLVEVNEAFAVQVLAVLEGWNWRDHDRLNVNGSGISLGHPIGATGVRMVTTLLHELRRRGGGRGLATMCIGGGQGMAATFETA